GATAATTTTTTTCGGTTGTAAAAGTTACTTTTAAGTTAAAGTTGAAAGTAAGAGTTttacacaattttttttctttcaaataaccatatatatttttttaaaatttcctaaataatcacatttttaaataatttaccaaaataaccacatttaaaaaaattaaaaatttcaccACACAGAGGATGCATCACTCTTTGTGGCGCATGCATTCATTTTTAGGAGGAGGTGCCACACTGCATGGCGCATGCTCCCCTGTCAAGCCATGGAGTGAGGCACATGCACTTAACCTTTAAGTGCAGTATCCGTTCAATGCGGCTATTTAgttgttttagattttttttatttctttcttttttaattttttaaaaaataaataaaaataaaaatattttattataacattcatcgaaaaaagaaattacaagacgtttgaatattttttttactgACGTCCTCCACCTAAACGCCTGCCGACAAAATAAAAACGCCCCCGTGTTTGCCTTTGAGGTCTCTGATTCTGATCTTCATGACATGGTTCTTGCATGTTCTGATTCGCCTAAGGCAGAGATGCTTGATGCGATGGTCCTAGGACAATAGTCAGATCAAACAATTCGTCGACCATTTCTCCCTAACTTGCGGTGCTTCCAAAGAGATTTCTGTCCATGTTGTCAAAGTTGGGTCGCCTTGGTTGGGTTACTTGTGGGTGGGGTGGTTGGTAGAACATGGATGATGAACCGTGTTGGAAGTGAAACAATTGGTCTTGTGGAGTTTGAAAGACATTTGATGCTTGGGTGCTTCAGTGGTGTGATGTTTGGTCGTACATTGGTTTACATCTATGGTAGGAATGTGAGGTGTCATATTTGTCATCAGTGCTGTGGTAGGATGTGGTGACAGCATATTGTAGGTGGCGATAAGGGTGTTATTCTGGGGTTTGAGTTTGTGTGTGTGGCATGAAATGTTGGCGGGTTTGGATGGATGTGGTGGGGTACCATTGTTGTAATTGGGTGGTTTGACAATGTTGTTGGGTTTGGTATTGTTCTTGGGTTGGTTATGGGTTTGGTTGTTGGGCGTATGATGAAGCACTTTGGCATTGATCGATCAAATATGTTAGGGGAGACAGAAACAAATTTGTAGAAACCGATATATACCAACTCATATATTCGCGAGTTGGTCTAACATCTCCCTGCCAGATTGGGTCATTTAGGACCAGTTCACGTCGGTGCCTCCATTGACGACATTCATTTCTTACAAAGTCTCTTAAATTAGGAATTCTCAATTGGTTATCCAGTCTTAATTGGTGCCATTGTCCCAAACATGTTGGGGGATCCGGTATACCTTGTTGCATGCCAAATTGGAGCTTCACACAGTCACTATGTTGCATCTCCACAGTAGTGAACCTGGTGATTGCTGTTTTTTCAGTCCAAACAGCAGCATCATATGGGTTAACCTCATGGTCGGGACCCAGATATGGCCTTCAGACAAACTGTAGGAATCAAATTTAATCGCAAGTTATTATTAAACTATATTTAGAGGTGTCGAGTTGTAATGCCTCATTGGGTTCAACATGATCTAGAAGATTTCAATAGACCACTATTGTGTTTCTGGGAGTTTTTTTGTAATTCATCTTGGAACGGACCACCTACGAATAAAATAgtgtaaataaaataattattgatgTTTATACTattgataagtgcaaaaatatcgttattttgtatatataatttgtggcacttatcgatactttttgtttatAGCGTGTGAATAATCTTCgctttttgtgtaaatatgtatactttgtgTATTATTGTTTAGTGTATTTgtgtaccatttgatagttttctattcattttgtaggtattgatgcgtatttggagcatgagcaataaagtgtcgaagacaccgcttcaaacgcgcgattttgagcaactcataaacgaataaggctcaaaatcaaagaataataaaccatcaatttggttgatatttagTCATTGTTATATAGGatattgaataagctttccaacgcttcgaatcgGGCACAAATCGAAGTtatggttctcaagttatggtaATTTTACTAAAGCTGAATTTTTTTTATAGCACAGACCGCACGACGCGCCCTCCCAGCGTGCGACGCGCACTTTGCCGGTTTCAAAGTGTATAAATAGggggaaaaaatatttttttaggttatgattttggggtatttgttcccaactccatcaaccttcattttttggtctagatagcttagaaaacaacattggagcttgcatacggatgatccggagtcggatttctcatcaatcagAGCTGACAACCCATGAGATGTTtggttcttcttcattcttctttgtgtatttctcttttgttgggttttgtttgtaagtTTTCTCTGAACCTATGTATATTTGTTACTCtattgtataaagtttgctttacaaatctttctcggtgtttccttgatctttttgcttaaatgctttggatttgtgttgttgtagaaatagacatcacaagtcTTGATTAGGGGGGCATCTGTTagctttagattctagagataagattgaggttaacatccacataatatcggagtttaatgcttctgtgttgttcgatcggttgagacatcgtcgaaatagcaatatagttgaactctaaccggtgttgcagaaatggacattgatatgagggatatgtggtgattttgatgagtattgtagattgagtgcggcggagtgataaatcgaagtttgtgaggagtagtttattTTCAAATCAGATAAGTTATTCTTtatcaagaatgaattcttttttatgttcataagtttaatttccgcatttaccgTTTTAACctattttaacccaaactcaagaacggGAGAAATTATCAAACAGCGATTCGATAACCACTAATCCCCGTGGAGAGGATatgataaaactaaattaataCTTACTTTTtattgccgctttaccgcttcaacaactATTAAGTAACTAAATTGAATAATGTTGTTAACTTACTTTGTCGCGTAGGGGAACCTAAATGGCATGTCGTTGTGGGGAGCGAATGTCGGTATTCTCGACCAACCCATGTTTGCAGCAAAAAGCACAGGAATAAAATGAACATGTATCGTTAACCTCATTTTTACACAAAGAACTATAAACATGGGCCAAAACAGCTGAACCCTAACTATATGTGTTTATTTTATCGAAATCTCGTAACAATGGTAAGTACATGAAATTTGCATTATTACCAGTTGTTTCAGAAAAAAGACCAAATAATTTCATAATATAACATCGAgccttaattattttttcttcctcgGCAGAATCTtcagttaatattatttttgtgtaatGTTCATTAAGGAGCACCCAATAGAATTGGTTTCAATTAGAGGAGCACCCAATACTTCCTCGCATATGGCGGTATCTTGATTGACTCGACCATATTAACAGCCTTACCTCACATATGTTATGTCTTTGACTATGCCATTTTCGATCTTTTGCACTTGTTAATATTATGCTATATACAACTGTAGTGATTGAAGAAGTTTGAGAGGTTCCCATAGTCCATCTCAACAAAAAATCAAGTTCTTTCCACTAATACTCTATGCCTTTCCACTAATACTTTATGCCTCAGTTGTCTGGACGGGTATATATCCACCAATACTATAACAAAACCATTGGGTGAGTCTTGTATAGGCTTGTTAGAGGCATCATCCATATAGATTGGGCTTCTAGTATTAGctataaaaaataatatcttaAGCATCTAGTATGTTGGTGTAGGTTCTAGACGTCGATGATTTTTtgattgaattaattttttttaccatgcttattatagaaaatatttttttctttattgtatttgttttcaaattaataaagtgattataatAGTTAATTCGTTTAATGGATCATGACATAATTGAGAGACACCATGATGTCATTCTAAAATTATCCTTAGTCTAATCTTATCGTCAATATGACAACAAAAATGCGCAGAAATTATTTTGTGAGTAGACTAATATAATATCTCACAAGTCACAAATATGAGATATGAAGTCTTCTTACATGTATAAATATTAGAAGTATTATTTATATTGGATTCATTCACCACAAGAGTACTACATAGGGTGTTATGTAAGTATCATAAGTTATTCTTATAGTGATAGTTGTGTATGCAATCCTTTGACCTAAAATTACTATACTCCTTACATAAAGAGTTGATCACTTTAGTTCCGTAAAATATTGTCTATAACAAGTCAATTATAAACTCATTTAATTGGGTGCTTAACGATTCATATGGAAGGACGTAAGTGACCTAAATAAGATTTTCCCATCCTACATATGCATGAGTAATATCCGTGACACCTTGAGTAAGTACAATTGTAAAGTGCATGATCATCTTGAAAGAAGTCAATATGGGGATATTAAGCTTATTTACTGTTACTAAGCATACTTGTATATCCATAAATATAATATTGAACTatacaagagagagagagagagagagagagagagagagagagagagagagagagagagagagagagagagagagagagagagagagagagagagagattaaataaattaacaaaatTCATTTTATGATTTGGTGGTGCATTCTTAGGATGCACCAACACTAATTAAAGAAGCACGATACACCATAAGCTACACAACGTGTATAAATGGTTGTATAAATAGAACATTTACACTAAAATGACAATCACTTATTCATAAATTCTAAAAACCCTAACCACACAAGGATTATGAGTTCTTGTTCTCTTTATGACTTCTGTTTATTCACAACCAACATTCTATGTAGATGAATCTCTCGTTGTAGATTTTGTTCTGTGGGCTGAGTAGAGGAACAACCGTTCATGTTGTGCTCATTATCACTCTGTTTCGACTATTAAAGGTTCTGCTTACAAGAGGTAGTCAAATCGATCATTTACTCATGATTATTCGTAAAGATCCATTGCAAGaatttaatttttgtattttatcagTTGAGCCTATAGTGAATTACCTTTACAAATTCAAATAATAATTCATAAATTCTAATCCAAACTTGAGTTGAGGAATGTTGTTGCAAACTAGGGTTAAAGTCTCTATACCAAACAAACAACTTGAAAAACATAAGTTAAGGTTCCAAGATCTTGAAACTCTAACACGCCTAACATATATTTGTGAAGAAACCTAAAATTCAAGAATTCCTTACCCTGAAAAGTTAAGCCACATTTACGAATATATTTCTTGGGAAAATATAGCTTGACTCCTAATGCTTCTAACTTAAACGAAGACGTTCGCTTATAACTTAAGgaaaattctttggccacctcccaaccttctagctcacctctggtgaaaaacccagaatacccctgacttcggaaatgaacttccgaaacgcaaggaaaaggtgttttcggagatgcatctccgaaaagcgtctttttttttttttttttaaatttgacttatttcggaaatacacttccgaaaacaccatttcggaagttcatttccgaaatattctgCGTTtttcagattaagcaaaacagccccctcccccaaatcatttaccctaaacttcttccaaactcacaccccaagagatttttgtgcaaaccagttccaagctacctcaaagcctccatctacttgctctattacattcaaaagtcctccaatccaTTCAattggtaagcattttgatttttagatctatgattaaaatgtatattagggtgtttacaaatagcaaaaattgTATTAGGTTAtgtttatactgatatttaggatgtttagaatgtgtagaaataagtttgatgtttggtttaggggtctgccattggaggctgcagagaagttctgcgaaggggtgtttcggaagttcatttccgaaaacacctccatcccagttttcggaaatgaacttccgaaatgtatcagaagttcaaatttttttgttttttattttgtctcgcatattaatcgatttcaattgtttacaggaacatgtcaggcaaccaaccagcacgaatCAGACAGGGAAATTCAAGTTTGTGCTAATCatattcagttgcgagtggctgataaggatctacaccacttttatcttcccaattgaccgtaactgaaaatgattagcacgaacttgaattttccttcccaattcgtAACTTCGGCAGTAAGGCTCTCGATGaagatcagagccgaactcaaaGAGAACAGAAATAAAATGTGTGAGTATAGAAAAAGAGTAAAGATGGAGAATGATTCGGATGTGATTGAAAAAAaatggcaaccaaccagcacgaatCAGACAGGGAAATTCAAGTTTGTGCTAATCatattcagttgcgagtggctaataaggatctacaccacttttatcttcccaattgaccgtaactgaaaatgattagcacgaacttgaattttccttcccaattcgtAACTTCGGCAGTAAGGCTCTCGATGAAGATCAGGGCCGAACTCAAAGAGAACAGAAATAAAATGTGTGAGTATAGAAAAAGAGTAAAGATGGAAAATGATTCGGATGTGATTGAAAAAAAATGGCAACCAAATTATATGTCgcatattttatttggcgtttgcgtttaattaaaatgcgagactgtttaagaaaaaacataaaaaaaaacacagcataattcggaaatgagcttccgaattcaccccccatgaggtgttttcggatgttcatctccgaacgcaccccccatgaggtgttttcggagatgaacttccgaataaaggaaatttttttaaaaaaaagcgcttcggaagttcatttccgaagcaggggtagtttgggtttttcgctgggggtgaccccccatagggaggtgggtaaagaaaaaatctaacTTAATATTCTACTATAGAGAATGTATTTGAACGTCTCTAGTCTAACTTAATATCCATTTTCACAAATCCTAATATCAATTCGATCTCCTTTAACATATGGAAGTGGTAGTTAACTAAGAGGAATATTACACACATTATTTAAATCACAATCATATATATGTCTGAAAGTTTGTTTATAAATGAAAGGAAGATGCTTATTTAAGGATGACCATTAATCAAGATGATATatagttaataaaaaataattaattttatcttgaaggaggaatttaattagaatttttctCTTATCGCAAATTCTTTTTGTGCATTAAATTACAACTCTTTTGATTTTGCACGCGATAAAtatcttttaataattaaatttgcaTTAAAaagatttatatattaatatttacaaatattataaACTCGTAAAATATagcaatataaaataattttactttcTTTGATTTTAAATCTGAAAAATTTAAGTcaacaaaataaatttttttgtagaccgaaatttcttttataatatGACGAAAGAAAATATATAAGATAGGGGGTATGCACAATACATACCCAACAAAggaaattattattttgatttaaaaattaaagaattaataaatatacacttaaatatattattttctaaaataataatttgatgataataatataataataataataataagataaagaaTATAGTAAAGTTTACATTTCTTAATAACAATACAATTTCCATTTTTACTtattcactttttattttattttaataataattataattataattataattattattattgttttgtgTAGAAGAACTACAACCAGgcactttcttcttcttcttctcggtTCAGATTTTTTCTGAAGGAGGtgcttctctctttctctccaaaATTCTCGATCCATTTCCTCAACCCGACCCGAATCCAGATCCAATTCACCATGTACGGATTCGAAGCTCTCACCTTCAACATCCATGGCGGTTACCTTGAGGCAATCGTCCGCGGTCACCGTTCCGGTTTACTCACCACCTCCGATTACAACAACCTCTGCCAATGCGAAACGCTTGATGATATCAAGATGCATCTCTCCGCTACCGAGTACGGTCCTTATCTCCAAAACGGTGCGTTTTTTGGTTTTTCCCCGATCATTGATCGAAATTTGTGATTTATCGATCAATTGATCAGAAATATTTCGATTGCGATAATTGATTCAATTGTTTGTTGATTTGAAATGCTGATGCCTGAAGAATTATCATGAAAATTTAGATTATATATGCTTGTTTTGATTTGTTTAATTGTGATTTGGTTACTGTTATTTTAGATATTTGATCTGCTATGAATGAAAGACGGATGTAGTTTATGATTGTATCATCTTATTGTTGTGAACTTCAATAAGATCTTGTTTATTTTTTTACGTATTATATTTGTTGAGAAGTTATCTGATTATCTCTGAAGCACCGACATCTCTGAATAGGTTGGTGTCAGAAACCATCACCAACACTTgtaattatgtttaatttttttatttttcaaattattaccgtGTTAGTGTTGGTGTCGTGTTTCCTGTGTTTGTGCTTTATAGACTGTTATTGCTGTAGGTTTAGTTCAATTGTATGTGTATGTTTGGTTATGCGGTgacaaaaattgattttgaatgaattgattctgaataattttgattttgattaaaagtgagttgaatgtaaagtgatttatgtttagatatatttatttaaaaggtGTATGTTCATCTCTGAAGCACCAGACCTCTGAAAAGGTGTCTGTATAAGCAATTGACACCGATATTTGTActtaagtttaatttattattattttctcaaattattactGGTTGACGTTTCGGTGTCGTGTCGTGTTTCCGATGTCATTTTCGGTGTCCGGGCTTTGTAAACGGTTATTGCTGCAGGTTTAGTTCAGTTGTCTTTGTTGAGTGCAGattttcataaatgattgatttaATTTTCAGTTTAATATTAGGATTCTTAGTATTGATACAAGGGTATATATTTTAGATATTTGATCTGCTATGGATGAAAGATGGACGTAGTTTATGATTTTAACATCTTATTGTTGTGAACTTCAATAAGATCTTGTTTATTTTTTGAATATATTTGTTGAGCAGTTAGCTGTTTATCTCTGAAGCTCCAACACCTCTGAAAATGTGTGCTTGTGTCAGAGTCGGTGTCAAAAACAAACACTGATAtttgtgattacgtttaatttatttaatttttcaaattattactggtCGATGCGTCATTGTTGGTGTCGTGTTTCCAGTGTTCGTGATTTATAGATTGTTATTGGTGCAGGTTTAGTTCAATTGTCTCTGTTAAATGAAGATTTTCGTAAATGATTGATTCAATTTTCAGTTTATTATTAGGTGTCCATGCTTTATAGACTGTTATTGGTGAAGGTTTAGTTCGTTCATTTGTCTTGTTGAATGAAGATTTTCGTAAATGATTCATTCAATTTTCAGATTATaattaggattattagtattGATACATGAGGGGATATTTGGTGATAATATGTAGTTTAAATTATTGATTTATGCTGATGGATGATGAGTTACTTGTTGCAGAACCTTCTCCGTTGCATACCACAACAATTGTGGAGAAATGTACTCTTAAGCTGGTTGATGATTACAAGCACATGCTATGCCAAGCTACTGAACCATTGTCAACCTTTTTAGAATATATCACGTATGTgaattttgtattttctttttgctCTGTTAGTGTATTTACATGAATATATCCCAAGTCTATTAACATAACACCAGCACTTCAGATTGAAAGCGTGTCTGGTGTCTGACACACTATCAATCGTATTGTGGTTTCCACTTTTCGGTGCACCTGTCTGTAAGTAAAGCTGAAATCAATATATTTCCCTTTTTACTATGCAGATATGGTCACATGATAGACAATGTTGTTTTGATTGTTACTGGCACCTTGCATGAGAGAGATGTCCAAGAACTTCTAGAAAAATGCCATCCACTGGGCATGTTTGACAGGTACCCTGATTTCTATGCATTTTTCAGTATATGATGTCGGCACATAGAATATTGATTTTACTTCTTTCATTTTTTCTGGTGGGATTCTCCTCAGTATTGCTACTCTGGCAGTTGCTCAGAATATGCGAGAGCTTTACAGGCTGGTTCTTGTTGACACTCCTCTGGCTCCATACTTCTCTGAGTGCATTACATCAGAGGTAAATCACTTATCCAGAAAGTGTTGATTATTGTAGAATTATAGTTCTATATCTACCCCTAATTTTTATACTATACAATAGATTGTGATAAAAGTGTACTgtaaaattattgaaaaattaaAGGCAACTAGCTAGGTTCCCATCTAGAAGACAACACTTTCATACTATTTGCATTATTGGTTTTGTTACTTTATAGTTTTATTGTCGTAGCCTCACATGTTTATATGCAACTGGtttatttctttgatgtatgcgctCATGGTTCTGGTTTATTTCTAGGACTTGGATGACATGAACATTGAAATAATGAGGAACACTCTTTACAAGGCATACCTTGAAGATTTTTACAGATTCTGTCAGGTGAAGGGTCTGAGTCTTTTTTTTTTGTCAGCTATTTAGTTGCATTCCCTTGTGATTTCGCCCTGACTTTCTTCAACTTCAATGTTATTCCCAAACAGAAACTAGGTGGTGCTACTGCTGAGATAATGTCTGACCTTCTAGCTTTTGAGGCTGATAGAAGGGCTGTGAATATTACCATCAATAGGTAGATCACTTACAAggtttttaatagttttttttgtttatctAGATACTTGCATAACTAGCATCCCTTGGTTTCTGCTTTGTGCAGCATTGGTACTGAGCTTACCAGAGATGACCGTAGGAAACTGTACTCTAACTTTGGTTTGTTGTAAGTTCTTATCCTtcagttatttaaaaaaaaaaaattcaatatactGCTTTGTAATACTTCTTTTACTAACGACTGAATTGTTTAAAACAGCTACCCATATGGTCATGAGGAACTTGCCGTCTGTGAGGACATTGATCAGGTATATTTGCATCTCAGTTATATGATATGTTAGGTTGGTATATTGGTGGATATATGGTGTTTTCCATCTTTCTATATGTATGTTTCTTAGGCTCTTCTAGATTGTGTTTGGCAGGGTGgtagatttgtatttattattagtTGCCAAGTCAGTGTAATATGCTGCAATTATATTATATGTCTTATCTTTGATTTAAGTATTGTTATATGACTTTAACCTCTATTATCAGGAGATTGTCCTACTTGCAGATGATTCTTGTTTTAGGCATCTCTTTCAAACTTTCAGCTAATTTTTTGAGGACTTTTATCTTCTATTTTCGAGGCTTATATGTTTCGATTGCTTGTTATTTCATTTGTAATCTTTAGTTGCTTTTGACTACCGATTTTCGAAGGGTCTTGTGTAGTTGAATTGTTTATTATCCTTTTGTGCTGGTATCTGCCGTGAAATATTTGAAAATCACTTTAGCTATTTATAGCGTCCACTTATTTCTAGTTGATTTCTTTAGTTGTGCTATTTGGAACCTAATTCTCTTACATGCTGCCCATGTAGGTTCGTGCTGTTATGGAAAAATACCCTCCTTACCAATCTATTTTTGCCAAGCTGTCATATGGAGAGAGCCAGATGCTTGACAAGGCATTCTACGAGGAAGAGGTCAAGAGGCATTGCTTAGCATTTGAGCAACAGGTCTATTCTTTATCTGTTCAGAATATCATAATTTTTGGTTCACATagcatataattttaaatttgaatggTTGCTGGATCTTTTTCTACCAAGTGATATGAAACGGAAGAATCATAACACTAGAAGGAAATTGATTGgctcaaaatataaatatttgcGTTATTCTTCACTGAGCCGTCCTAATTTGTCTGTATTGCAGTTTCACTATGCTGTGTTCTTTGCATATATGAGGTTAAGGGAGCAGGAGATCAGGAATCTTATGTGGATTTCAGAATGTGTGGCTCAGAATCAAAAGTCCAGAGTTCATGACAGTGTCGTCTTCATATTTTAGTCTGAATATTCTTTGTGATAGCTTGTATGTTGGTTTGGACAAATTGTTATGTAAACTTTCTGCATTCTGCGTCCGAGTTGCCAATCGATAGAGACTAGACAATCACTATTTAGAAGATTGTGATACCAATAAGTAAATTCTTACGCTGAAGAAATCTTCTGTAATATAGAAGGGAGATCTTTtgtcaaatttaattaaaatatgttcAGTTTTAAAAACACTACATTGAATTTGTATGTTGTGAATTgtgatatttataataaattttcttatgGAATAAACTTGATAGCTTGGTCCATGCATTGCTTTCTTAATTACTTCTGTTATTTAGATCATTAGGGCCAAGGAGTATGAActatgaagattgaagattgccACATTTTGTCTTTCACTTTCTTTGAATGTGATTTTATTGATATGCATAAGGAAAATATATATGATGACATGAAGGCTTTttattatgaaataaaataaacaattcaaTACTCTTCCCTCTTCCATAGTCCTCTATTTatcctatttttaatttatttttacagttaaaagttttgaattttgttttgagttgatgaaATGTGGTGGAATGAAGCAATACAAGATGAAATAGAATAAATTTCTATTCTTCTATAAGAGTGATGAACACCATATTGAATTATATAGTGAGATTTATAGCTTatgtattaattttataaagaatataCTATGTTATGTTCTATTCTATTTTAAATAGGTTAAGGAATATACTATTTAAAAATATTGATTCTTAACACTCTTTTTTAAGCTAGATCATATGAGCTGAGCTTGTTAAATGTAATCCACTTGAGAATCCCTAAGAGATTTAGTGAATCTGCAAGATTTGTTGTTTATTTTGGTGAACTTCCTATTTTTTCGTAATAATTCAGACAAACAAGCAACAAAATACATATGAGAACAACATACTGTTATTGATAGGCATTCATAATGAAAGGAGACAACAACATATGAgaataaaa
The Vicia villosa cultivar HV-30 ecotype Madison, WI linkage group LG6, Vvil1.0, whole genome shotgun sequence genome window above contains:
- the LOC131608786 gene encoding V-type proton ATPase subunit d2, which gives rise to MYGFEALTFNIHGGYLEAIVRGHRSGLLTTSDYNNLCQCETLDDIKMHLSATEYGPYLQNEPSPLHTTTIVEKCTLKLVDDYKHMLCQATEPLSTFLEYITYGHMIDNVVLIVTGTLHERDVQELLEKCHPLGMFDSIATLAVAQNMRELYRLVLVDTPLAPYFSECITSEDLDDMNIEIMRNTLYKAYLEDFYRFCQKLGGATAEIMSDLLAFEADRRAVNITINSIGTELTRDDRRKLYSNFGLFYPYGHEELAVCEDIDQVRAVMEKYPPYQSIFAKLSYGESQMLDKAFYEEEVKRHCLAFEQQFHYAVFFAYMRLREQEIRNLMWISECVAQNQKSRVHDSVVFIF